Proteins co-encoded in one Neodiprion lecontei isolate iyNeoLeco1 chromosome 3, iyNeoLeco1.1, whole genome shotgun sequence genomic window:
- the LOC107225269 gene encoding 1-acyl-sn-glycerol-3-phosphate acyltransferase beta isoform X3 encodes MVLGVSCSSIGVALLLLLVVVCAVSDAARYRIKFVLFIFLSAIAATWCIPIMLFQPGHWKNALIPAWGARQIAKLLGIQFHVRGKENIVKDTGCVVLINHQSGLDLCVLAELWPVLERCTVISKKEILYLGPFGLASWLWGTIFIDRRQAEQAHSTMNSTADIINNRKAKLCLFPEGKRHSGTTLLPFKKGAFHVAIASQTPIQPVVVSKYYFLNDNLKKFGSGKSYITILPPISTVGMTKDNMAELMDEAYDKMNKVFQETSQEVLALHVDNSNSK; translated from the exons AT ggtCCTGGGTGTTTCTTGCAGCAGCATCGGCGTTGCTCTCCTGCTACTCCTGGTCGTAGTTTGCGCTGTGAGCGATGCAGCAAGATATCGAATTAAATTTGtactctttatttttctcagtgcaatAGCGGCGACATGGTGCATACCGATTATGCTCTTCCAGCCAGGACATTGGAAAAATGCGCT CATACCTGCGTGGGGAGCACGACAAATTGCAAAACTCCTGGGAATACAATTTCATGTTCGTGGGAaggaaaatattgtcaaaGACACGGGTTGTGTGGTGTTGATCAATCACCAGAGCGGACTTGATCTTTGCG TATTGGCAGAGTTGTGGCCTGTGCTGGAACGATGCACGgtgatttcaaaaaaagagaTTCTCTACTTGGGGCCGTTTGGCCTCGCCTCCTGGCTTTGGGGTACGATTTTCATCGACAGACGGCAAGCTGAGCAAGCACATAGCACCATGAACTCGACGGCGGACATTATCAATAACAGAAAG GCAAAACTTTGTCTATTTCCTGAGGGTAAGCGGCACTCCGGAACGACGCTGCTTCCGTTTAAGAAAGGCGCCTTCCACGTCGCTATCGCCTCCCAGACCCCGATTCAACCGGTCGTCGTTTCGAAGTACTATTTTCTCAACGACAACCTCAAGAAGTTTGGCTCGG GAAAAAGTTATATCACCATTTTACCACCAATTTCCACAGTCGGAATGACAAAGGACAATATGGCGGAATTGATGGATGAAGCCTACGATAAAATGAACAAAGTTTTCCAAGAAACCTCTCAGGAAGTTCTAGCTTTACATGTCGacaattcaaattcgaaataa
- the LOC107225269 gene encoding 1-acyl-sn-glycerol-3-phosphate acyltransferase beta isoform X1, whose protein sequence is MLDKTQPIFPVIPLRFSNLSCRVLGVSCSSIGVALLLLLVVVCAVSDAARYRIKFVLFIFLSAIAATWCIPIMLFQPGHWKNALIPAWGARQIAKLLGIQFHVRGKENIVKDTGCVVLINHQSGLDLCVLAELWPVLERCTVISKKEILYLGPFGLASWLWGTIFIDRRQAEQAHSTMNSTADIINNRKAKLCLFPEGKRHSGTTLLPFKKGAFHVAIASQTPIQPVVVSKYYFLNDNLKKFGSGKSYITILPPISTVGMTKDNMAELMDEAYDKMNKVFQETSQEVLALHVDNSNSK, encoded by the exons ATGCTGGATAAAACACAACCAATCTTTCCCGTTATACCTCTACGTTTTTCAAATCTATCTTGTCG ggtCCTGGGTGTTTCTTGCAGCAGCATCGGCGTTGCTCTCCTGCTACTCCTGGTCGTAGTTTGCGCTGTGAGCGATGCAGCAAGATATCGAATTAAATTTGtactctttatttttctcagtgcaatAGCGGCGACATGGTGCATACCGATTATGCTCTTCCAGCCAGGACATTGGAAAAATGCGCT CATACCTGCGTGGGGAGCACGACAAATTGCAAAACTCCTGGGAATACAATTTCATGTTCGTGGGAaggaaaatattgtcaaaGACACGGGTTGTGTGGTGTTGATCAATCACCAGAGCGGACTTGATCTTTGCG TATTGGCAGAGTTGTGGCCTGTGCTGGAACGATGCACGgtgatttcaaaaaaagagaTTCTCTACTTGGGGCCGTTTGGCCTCGCCTCCTGGCTTTGGGGTACGATTTTCATCGACAGACGGCAAGCTGAGCAAGCACATAGCACCATGAACTCGACGGCGGACATTATCAATAACAGAAAG GCAAAACTTTGTCTATTTCCTGAGGGTAAGCGGCACTCCGGAACGACGCTGCTTCCGTTTAAGAAAGGCGCCTTCCACGTCGCTATCGCCTCCCAGACCCCGATTCAACCGGTCGTCGTTTCGAAGTACTATTTTCTCAACGACAACCTCAAGAAGTTTGGCTCGG GAAAAAGTTATATCACCATTTTACCACCAATTTCCACAGTCGGAATGACAAAGGACAATATGGCGGAATTGATGGATGAAGCCTACGATAAAATGAACAAAGTTTTCCAAGAAACCTCTCAGGAAGTTCTAGCTTTACATGTCGacaattcaaattcgaaataa
- the LOC107225269 gene encoding 1-acyl-sn-glycerol-3-phosphate acyltransferase beta isoform X2 has translation MHVSSRLRAQCCQLSLVLQHRVLGVSCSSIGVALLLLLVVVCAVSDAARYRIKFVLFIFLSAIAATWCIPIMLFQPGHWKNALIPAWGARQIAKLLGIQFHVRGKENIVKDTGCVVLINHQSGLDLCVLAELWPVLERCTVISKKEILYLGPFGLASWLWGTIFIDRRQAEQAHSTMNSTADIINNRKAKLCLFPEGKRHSGTTLLPFKKGAFHVAIASQTPIQPVVVSKYYFLNDNLKKFGSGKSYITILPPISTVGMTKDNMAELMDEAYDKMNKVFQETSQEVLALHVDNSNSK, from the exons ATGCATGTTTCATCGAGGCTACGTGCACAATGTTGCCAATTATCCTTAGTTTTGCAACATAG ggtCCTGGGTGTTTCTTGCAGCAGCATCGGCGTTGCTCTCCTGCTACTCCTGGTCGTAGTTTGCGCTGTGAGCGATGCAGCAAGATATCGAATTAAATTTGtactctttatttttctcagtgcaatAGCGGCGACATGGTGCATACCGATTATGCTCTTCCAGCCAGGACATTGGAAAAATGCGCT CATACCTGCGTGGGGAGCACGACAAATTGCAAAACTCCTGGGAATACAATTTCATGTTCGTGGGAaggaaaatattgtcaaaGACACGGGTTGTGTGGTGTTGATCAATCACCAGAGCGGACTTGATCTTTGCG TATTGGCAGAGTTGTGGCCTGTGCTGGAACGATGCACGgtgatttcaaaaaaagagaTTCTCTACTTGGGGCCGTTTGGCCTCGCCTCCTGGCTTTGGGGTACGATTTTCATCGACAGACGGCAAGCTGAGCAAGCACATAGCACCATGAACTCGACGGCGGACATTATCAATAACAGAAAG GCAAAACTTTGTCTATTTCCTGAGGGTAAGCGGCACTCCGGAACGACGCTGCTTCCGTTTAAGAAAGGCGCCTTCCACGTCGCTATCGCCTCCCAGACCCCGATTCAACCGGTCGTCGTTTCGAAGTACTATTTTCTCAACGACAACCTCAAGAAGTTTGGCTCGG GAAAAAGTTATATCACCATTTTACCACCAATTTCCACAGTCGGAATGACAAAGGACAATATGGCGGAATTGATGGATGAAGCCTACGATAAAATGAACAAAGTTTTCCAAGAAACCTCTCAGGAAGTTCTAGCTTTACATGTCGacaattcaaattcgaaataa